Proteins encoded within one genomic window of Candidatus Obscuribacterales bacterium:
- a CDS encoding ABC transporter permease, translating into MTTSFQGANGLGLSLGHYLEFFRDSGYVQVLVDTFFLGLQVTIACLVFGYPVAYFYTYSPAKWKGILTFLIMLPLLTSAVVRTFGWVVILGRQGLINGALMGLGIIDEPIKLLFTHQGVVMAMTQIWLPMMVLPIVASMSQIDPHLTSASKSLGGGLWRTFWEVTFPLTLPGLISGCLLVFALTVSSFVTPSIIGGGQLMYMPTLIYQQGVVLLNKPFAAAVSAILLAMVLLVVFGFSSFGRRTQRYIK; encoded by the coding sequence ATGACCACCAGTTTTCAAGGAGCCAATGGATTAGGCCTGTCTCTAGGCCATTATCTGGAGTTTTTTCGCGATTCTGGTTATGTCCAGGTCTTGGTAGACACCTTTTTCCTCGGGCTACAAGTGACGATCGCTTGTTTGGTGTTCGGATATCCAGTAGCTTATTTCTACACCTATTCACCCGCCAAATGGAAAGGGATTCTGACTTTCCTGATTATGCTGCCACTTCTGACCAGTGCCGTAGTTCGGACGTTTGGTTGGGTTGTTATTTTAGGGCGTCAGGGGTTAATTAATGGGGCACTTATGGGGCTGGGCATAATCGATGAACCCATAAAGCTCCTTTTTACCCATCAGGGCGTCGTTATGGCGATGACACAAATTTGGTTGCCCATGATGGTGCTGCCCATTGTGGCTTCAATGTCCCAGATTGATCCGCACTTAACGTCTGCCTCTAAAAGTTTGGGCGGTGGCTTATGGCGCACTTTTTGGGAAGTAACCTTTCCGCTGACGCTCCCCGGCTTGATTTCGGGCTGCCTGTTGGTATTTGCCCTGACGGTTAGCTCCTTTGTCACCCCTTCCATCATTGGGGGCGGGCAGCTCATGTACATGCCTACGCTGATTTATCAACAGGGCGTTGTTCTGCTGAATAAGCCATTCGCAGCAGCAGTTTCCGCAATTTTGCTAGCTATGGTACTACTCGTTGTGTTTGGCTTCAGTTCTTTTGGGCGGCGAACTCAGCGATATATCAAGTAA